From a region of the Megalops cyprinoides isolate fMegCyp1 chromosome 13, fMegCyp1.pri, whole genome shotgun sequence genome:
- the ctxn2 gene encoding cortexin-2 → MCNIHFNHSLAAMNGHDIMAYSLTLEQKTAFAFVGMLLIFLGLLIIRCFKILLDPYSSMPSSTWADGVEGLEKGTFEYALA, encoded by the coding sequence ATGTGTAACATCCACTTTAACCACTCTTTAGCTGCTATGAATGGGCACGACATTATGGCTTACTCACTGACTCTGGAGCAGAAGACAGCCTTTGCATTTGTCGGGATGCTGTTGATATTCTTGGGACTACTGATCATAAGATGCTTTAAGATCTTGCTGGACCCTTACAGCAGTATGCCATCGTCTACTTGGGCAGACGGAGTGGAGGGTCTGGAGAAAGGTACCTTTGAGTATGCCCTCGCCTGA